In one window of Chryseobacterium phocaeense DNA:
- a CDS encoding MBL fold metallo-hydrolase: MEHETGIFKSILIMNRRELLKNGLMAGALSFVPLSGVLASTKALPKYSEEDLSTFKKIKLGGLDLFILTDGYIHETNVNTFSPRADVPQLKALLRDNFRPDTYVDMAMNLMLVRTKDRLILLDSGMGIFADERTGFLLKSLQKAGFSPKDITDVFISHAHPDHIGGVVDKQNKLVFPNADLYISKIEHDFWLKASIKDFKNSFLKEEPEFLNQVIPPIQNILKTIRPKLKFYDFNKPLFEHFSFQLAPGHTPGLTMVTISSGNENLIYIADLIHSDVILFPHPEWGFSGDTDLDIATESRKKLVRQLAETKTRAFAYHLPWPGLGFAKKKDAAYEWIPESFMN; the protein is encoded by the coding sequence GTGGAACACGAAACCGGAATATTTAAAAGCATCCTGATCATGAACAGAAGAGAACTCTTAAAAAACGGACTGATGGCCGGCGCACTGAGCTTCGTTCCGCTTTCCGGTGTTTTGGCATCTACGAAAGCACTTCCAAAATATTCTGAAGAAGATCTTTCAACATTTAAAAAAATAAAACTCGGCGGGCTGGATCTGTTTATCCTGACTGACGGATATATTCATGAAACCAATGTCAATACATTTTCTCCAAGAGCAGATGTGCCTCAGTTGAAAGCGTTGCTGAGGGATAATTTCCGTCCGGATACCTATGTGGATATGGCGATGAACCTGATGCTGGTCAGAACGAAAGACCGGTTGATTTTACTGGATTCCGGGATGGGGATATTTGCTGATGAAAGAACAGGTTTTTTACTCAAAAGTTTACAGAAAGCAGGATTTTCACCGAAAGATATTACTGATGTTTTTATTTCACACGCCCATCCGGATCATATTGGTGGAGTGGTGGACAAACAAAACAAATTGGTTTTCCCCAATGCGGATCTTTATATTTCAAAAATTGAACATGACTTCTGGCTTAAGGCTTCTATCAAAGATTTTAAAAACAGTTTCCTCAAAGAAGAGCCGGAATTTCTGAACCAGGTGATTCCGCCTATTCAGAATATCCTGAAAACCATCCGTCCGAAGCTTAAATTTTATGATTTTAATAAGCCTCTGTTTGAACATTTCAGTTTTCAGCTGGCTCCGGGACATACACCGGGACTGACCATGGTGACCATTTCGTCAGGCAATGAAAATCTGATATATATCGCTGATCTGATCCATTCCGATGTCATCCTTTTTCCACATCCGGAATGGGGATTCTCCGGAGATACGGATCTGGATATTGCTACAGAATCCCGTAAAAAGCTTGTCCGCCAACTGGCCGAAACTAAAACGAGGGCTTTTGCTTATCATCTTCCATGGCCGGGCTTGGGCTTTGCCAAAAAGAAAGATGCTGCTTATGAATGGATTCCGGAAAGCTTTATGAATTAA
- a CDS encoding LytR/AlgR family response regulator transcription factor encodes MNIIIIEDEFRAAKSLQNLILDLKPESNILGVYDSIETSVEALSNPIKPDLIFMDIQLSDGLSFEIFKTAEITCPVIFCTAFDQYMLDAFKSKGVDYILKPFSREDIAEALRKVDDLKKFFSKNELPDIEFLLQKINQPAGKSSFLVFKNQKYTTILTENIAYFYIHNEITHLVTFDKEQFQLSQPLGQVAEQVSGKQFFRINRQYLVNFKAIKEMEHYFQRKILVKLVIETPENLLINKEKTHSFFTWLEDR; translated from the coding sequence ATGAATATTATCATCATTGAAGACGAATTCAGAGCTGCAAAATCCCTTCAGAACCTTATTCTGGACCTAAAACCAGAGTCTAACATCCTGGGAGTTTATGACAGTATCGAAACCAGTGTTGAAGCTTTATCAAACCCCATCAAGCCGGACCTTATTTTTATGGATATCCAGCTTTCGGACGGGCTTTCGTTTGAAATCTTCAAAACAGCGGAGATCACCTGTCCTGTCATTTTCTGTACTGCTTTTGATCAGTATATGCTTGATGCCTTTAAAAGTAAAGGCGTAGATTACATCCTGAAGCCTTTCTCCCGGGAAGATATTGCCGAAGCCCTCAGAAAAGTAGATGATCTGAAAAAATTCTTCAGTAAAAATGAACTTCCCGATATTGAATTTCTTTTACAAAAAATCAATCAGCCGGCAGGGAAAAGCAGTTTTCTTGTTTTTAAGAATCAAAAATATACTACGATCCTTACAGAAAATATTGCCTATTTTTATATCCATAATGAAATTACTCATCTGGTGACTTTTGACAAAGAACAGTTTCAGCTGTCCCAGCCGCTTGGGCAGGTTGCCGAGCAGGTTTCCGGAAAACAGTTTTTCAGGATCAACCGGCAGTATCTGGTCAATTTCAAGGCCATCAAAGAAATGGAACATTATTTCCAGCGCAAAATCCTGGTTAAACTGGTCATTGAAACTCCTGAAAATCTCCTGATCAACAAAGAGAAAACACATAGTTTCTTTACCTGGCTGGAAGACCGTTAA
- a CDS encoding sensor histidine kinase: MQQQKINISPAVIWISSLFLGILSSVPQLASHEFNWKEAAVNSAITAAFSIIMWYLNIYLFNRNAGKRKQDISYSRLLMILAFGMVIMFGLAWIQQLILSHINFGPVMLMVEVRGILINLVCYMFLTLLQNNYAGQQVQLELEKVKSDNLGAQYELLKQQVNPHFLFNSLNTLKSMAETNDSETVDFIIKLSDFYRFTLESRKLDLITVQEEMKIIEAYLFLQKARFGEGISFTNGLRTEDLKTLIPPFTLQLLVENCIKHNIVSQSKPLHIKIYSSEDKIIIENPIQRKITTEESLGVGLDNIKMRFSHLLEQEIEIYSDEKIFQIKLPLIHEYYHH, from the coding sequence ATGCAGCAGCAAAAAATAAACATTTCACCGGCCGTTATCTGGATCAGTTCCCTTTTCCTGGGAATTTTATCCTCTGTTCCCCAACTGGCTTCCCATGAATTCAACTGGAAGGAAGCAGCCGTTAATTCAGCCATTACCGCAGCGTTTTCGATTATCATGTGGTATCTTAATATTTATCTGTTTAACCGCAATGCAGGGAAAAGGAAGCAGGATATTTCCTATTCGAGGTTATTGATGATCTTGGCGTTCGGAATGGTCATTATGTTCGGGCTGGCATGGATTCAGCAGCTTATTTTATCACATATCAATTTTGGTCCTGTGATGCTGATGGTAGAAGTAAGGGGAATCCTGATCAATCTTGTCTGCTATATGTTCCTTACTCTGCTTCAGAATAATTACGCAGGCCAACAGGTACAGCTGGAGCTGGAAAAGGTGAAAAGTGATAATCTGGGTGCTCAGTATGAACTGCTGAAACAGCAGGTAAATCCCCATTTCCTGTTCAACAGCCTGAATACCTTAAAATCAATGGCAGAAACCAATGATTCAGAAACGGTGGATTTCATCATTAAACTTTCCGATTTTTACAGATTTACCCTTGAAAGCCGAAAACTGGACCTCATCACTGTACAGGAAGAAATGAAGATCATAGAAGCATATCTTTTTCTACAAAAAGCGCGTTTCGGAGAAGGAATTTCATTTACAAACGGACTTAGAACTGAAGATCTGAAAACCCTTATTCCTCCTTTCACGCTGCAGCTTCTGGTGGAAAACTGTATCAAACACAATATTGTATCGCAAAGTAAGCCACTTCACATAAAAATTTACAGTTCTGAAGATAAGATCATTATTGAAAACCCCATTCAGCGAAAAATAACGACTGAAGAATCTTTAGGTGTTGGCCTTGATAATATTAAAATGCGTTTCAGCCATCTGCTGGAACAGGAAATTGAAATTTATTCAGACGAAAAAATCTTTCAAATAAAACTACCTTTGATCCATGAATATTATCATCATTGA
- a CDS encoding DUF1223 domain-containing protein, whose translation MILKNLLAVGTFTSLMFAASAFVLKEEIKKPDPGFPSENNGLAVLELFTSEGCSSCPPADELMGQIEKEYRNRPVYILSYHVDYWNRLGWKDRFSSAANSQRQQFYSRLLQSQTYTPQLVINGKQEFVGSDRNSIENALQNALFNAKNSSVHLSANIDQKTVTVGYKTSESDPKSTLLISLVEKKSSTHVGGGENEGHHLQHWQIVHEQKQISLKDLSEGSIHFKIPENFSAEKWEIVGFIQNLKTGKISGASKTLIQ comes from the coding sequence ATGATTCTAAAAAATTTGTTAGCCGTAGGAACTTTTACCAGTTTAATGTTCGCGGCTTCCGCATTTGTTCTGAAAGAAGAAATAAAAAAACCTGACCCTGGTTTTCCATCTGAAAATAACGGTCTTGCCGTTCTGGAACTTTTTACTTCCGAAGGCTGTTCAAGCTGTCCTCCTGCCGATGAACTGATGGGACAGATCGAAAAAGAATACCGGAACCGCCCCGTCTATATCCTTTCCTATCATGTAGACTACTGGAACCGTCTGGGATGGAAAGACCGGTTCAGCAGTGCGGCCAATTCGCAACGCCAGCAATTCTACAGTCGTCTTCTTCAATCCCAGACGTATACACCACAACTGGTGATCAATGGAAAGCAGGAGTTTGTCGGCTCTGACAGGAATTCCATAGAAAACGCTCTTCAAAATGCATTATTTAATGCTAAAAATTCTTCCGTACATCTTTCTGCGAATATTGATCAGAAAACAGTTACCGTCGGGTATAAAACCTCTGAATCTGATCCTAAAAGCACATTGCTGATCAGCTTGGTTGAAAAGAAATCTTCCACCCATGTGGGCGGAGGTGAAAATGAAGGACACCATCTGCAGCACTGGCAGATCGTTCATGAGCAGAAACAGATCTCACTGAAAGATCTTTCCGAAGGAAGCATCCACTTCAAAATCCCTGAGAATTTCTCTGCTGAAAAATGGGAAATCGTCGGGTTTATCCAGAATCTTAAAACCGGAAAGATTTCAGGAGCTTCTAAAACTTTAATTCAATAA
- a CDS encoding DoxX family protein — translation MKTKTTKIIYWSGVIFMSLWFGASGFFELTKNPVVWDITRQLGYPPHFIYILGVFKLSGIPVLLLPNRLLRLKEWVFAGMFFDIIFAFFSKIAVLGSAATIDAIIAFTVLSVTYVMFRKLYAPELIYGEA, via the coding sequence ATGAAAACAAAAACAACAAAAATCATCTATTGGTCAGGCGTAATTTTTATGTCATTATGGTTCGGGGCAAGCGGCTTCTTTGAACTCACAAAAAATCCTGTAGTCTGGGATATAACCCGACAGTTGGGATATCCGCCTCATTTTATATATATCCTCGGGGTTTTTAAACTTTCAGGCATTCCGGTTCTTCTTCTTCCCAACCGTTTATTAAGATTGAAAGAATGGGTGTTTGCGGGAATGTTTTTCGATATCATCTTCGCTTTCTTCTCAAAAATTGCAGTACTGGGCTCTGCTGCGACGATTGATGCGATCATTGCATTTACCGTCCTTTCCGTAACGTATGTAATGTTCAGGAAACTATATGCTCCCGAGCTGATCTATGGAGAGGCATAA
- a CDS encoding aldo/keto reductase, giving the protein MKFRKLGNTGEQLSAIGLGCMGMSFAYGPADEQESINTLHKALDLGVNFWDTADMYAAGENEKLISKVLVPNRDKIFIATKFGFRFKDGKPSHSGAPGTYFDGSPEWIRQAVDLSLQRLKIDTIDLYYAHRVDPNIPVEETVGAMAELVKEGKVKYLGLSEASAESIRKANKIHPITALQSEYSILTKDVEKEILPTIRELGITLVPYSPLARGLFANINEVQNFGDEDFRKSLPRYQAEYLENNKNLAREINEFAESKGVKGTQLALAWVLNQGGDIIPIPGTKRIKYLQENIEAINIDLSPSDMETIDNLLKKYPNVGERYTEGSMKLVNN; this is encoded by the coding sequence ATGAAATTCAGAAAATTAGGAAACACAGGAGAGCAGCTGTCTGCAATAGGTCTGGGATGTATGGGAATGAGTTTTGCCTACGGTCCGGCTGATGAACAGGAAAGCATCAATACCTTACATAAAGCGCTGGATCTTGGAGTAAATTTCTGGGATACGGCAGATATGTATGCCGCAGGGGAAAATGAAAAACTGATCTCAAAAGTTCTGGTTCCCAACAGGGATAAAATCTTTATTGCCACCAAATTCGGATTCAGGTTTAAAGATGGAAAACCCAGCCACAGCGGAGCTCCGGGGACTTATTTCGATGGTTCACCGGAATGGATCAGACAGGCTGTGGATCTGAGTCTTCAGCGACTGAAAATAGACACCATTGATCTGTATTACGCCCACAGGGTAGACCCGAATATTCCGGTAGAAGAAACCGTAGGCGCTATGGCAGAACTGGTTAAAGAAGGAAAAGTAAAATACCTCGGACTGTCGGAAGCTTCTGCAGAATCTATCAGAAAAGCCAATAAAATACACCCAATTACCGCTTTACAGTCAGAATATTCTATCCTGACCAAAGATGTGGAAAAAGAGATTCTTCCCACCATCAGGGAGCTTGGAATTACATTGGTTCCTTATTCTCCGCTGGCAAGAGGGCTTTTTGCGAACATTAATGAAGTTCAGAATTTCGGGGATGAAGACTTCAGGAAATCACTACCTCGCTATCAGGCAGAATACCTGGAAAACAATAAGAATCTTGCCCGGGAAATCAATGAATTTGCAGAGTCAAAAGGAGTAAAAGGAACGCAGCTGGCTCTGGCATGGGTCCTGAATCAGGGCGGAGACATTATCCCGATTCCGGGAACCAAACGTATTAAATATCTTCAGGAGAATATTGAGGCAATAAATATAGACCTGTCGCCATCTGATATGGAAACTATCGACAATCTTCTGAAAAAATATCCTAACGTGGGTGAAAGGTACACGGAAGGATCAATGAAGCTGGTCAACAACTAA